ACCCGCTCTAACCGAAACTGTGCGGACTGTGATTTGTCGTCTGCCGCGTTGTACGTTGGCTTCAGTTCGAGAGCTTGGCTTTGCCCTTTCGAATCGCGATCAAGAACCGACTGCCGGACAGCCAACAGCCCCTCTCCGAAACCCTCAGGAAATTCAAGGATCGCCTGAACTTGACCCGCTTCTAGCAATCGGCGAGCGTGATCCGAGGGTGATTCACCCTGCTTGCGAGCAAGGTAGTTTGCAGCCTGCTCCTCTTCGGCCAACTTCTCTGCTCTGACGACTTGCAGGCTTTCTTGTTGCGACTTGTGCTTCATTAGGTCGAGATGAAAGTAATCACCGTCTAGCAACGGAGGCAACCAATTCGACTCTTCGAGCTCGGCTATTTCCAGCTCTTCAGCACCGATAACCAGCACCTTCGCGGCATGGCTCTGCATAAACTGCATCATCTGCATGAAGCTCATACCCAAAAGCGGATAGAGCAAGAGCGGCAAGATGGCGATCAAGAACAGAGTCCGCCGGTCGCGCAGCTGATCTCGCATTTCGCGAGAGAAGATCAGTTTGACATTCTTCCACTGCATGGATTTTTACTTTACCGGGTTCGATTAGACAACAACGGTTGCTTCTTGCTCGCGAATGAGTTCGAAGAACAATTCCTCGAGATCCTCTTGGCCGTGATCCTCACGCAACGAGTCGAGCGTTCCCTCTGCTAGAAGTCGCCCACGGTGCATGATGGCGACCCGATCACAGAGTCGTTCTGCCTCACGCATGATATGTGTTGAGAAGACGATGCATTTCCCTTGATCGCGCAGCTCAGCCACCGCGTCAAGCAACGCTCGTGCAACTAGGACATCCAAACCGCTCGTCGCTTCATCGAAGATCAGGATCGGCGGATCGTGCACGATCGCACGGGCGATCGAGACTTTCTGCTTCATGCCGGTCGACATCTTCGCTCCGAGGAGATCACGGATCTCTTGCATCTTGAGTCGTTCAAACAGATCCTCCATACGTTCGCGGAGCGGCTCGTCTTCGATTCCGTAGAGACGCCCGAAGTACTCGACCATTTCCCACGCCGTCATCCGGTCGTAGACGGCAGTATTCGCGGACATGAAGCCGATCTGCTGACGCACCTGAGAGGGTTGGGTGACGACATCGCAACCGTTAACCGTGGCGGTTCCGCTCGTTGGCTGCAGCACGGTACTCAGAATACGCAGGGCGGTCGTTTTACCGGCCCCATTGGGGCCGAGAAGGCCGTAGACTTCGCCCTCGACGGCGTTGAAAGTCAAGCGATCCAACGCCATGAATTCACCGCGATGCAAGTCGGTATAGGCTTTCGTAAGAGCTTGAACCTGGATCATAGCGGATTCTGGCTGGAAGTAGGGCGAGGCGAAAAGAAGATGCCTTGCTCAAGAATACCAGCAGCCCCCGTGCCAATGGAAGCAACATCACAGCTGAGTTCAGCTGACGATGGGCAGCGGAGACAGGTTCTGCCGACTTTGCGGAACAATCGACGTCACTTCCTCGTCGATTAGCTGGTAATGGACATTTCTTTGCCGCGGCGTGTAGCCTAAATCCGATATCGCGTTGCGAATTTGCTGCAAAGTGAGGTGATGCACGGTGCCCGCCTCAGCGACCACATTCTCCTCAATCATGAGGCTCCCCATGTCGTTGGCTCCGTAGAGCAACGCCATCTGGCCGATCTTCAAGCCTTGGGTGACCCAACTTGATTGCAGGTTGGCGAAATTGTCGAGATACAGCCTTGCGACGGCATTGGTCTTCAAATACTCGAAGGCCCCAGCCGCCGGCACGTCTGCCATGTCGGTGTTCTCGGGCTGAAAACTCCAGCAGATGAAAGCCGTGAAGCCGCCCGTTTCGCCCTGCAATTGGCGTAACCGCTCGAGGTGTTCGATC
The genomic region above belongs to Lacipirellulaceae bacterium and contains:
- a CDS encoding ATP-binding cassette domain-containing protein; the protein is MIQVQALTKAYTDLHRGEFMALDRLTFNAVEGEVYGLLGPNGAGKTTALRILSTVLQPTSGTATVNGCDVVTQPSQVRQQIGFMSANTAVYDRMTAWEMVEYFGRLYGIEDEPLRERMEDLFERLKMQEIRDLLGAKMSTGMKQKVSIARAIVHDPPILIFDEATSGLDVLVARALLDAVAELRDQGKCIVFSTHIMREAERLCDRVAIMHRGRLLAEGTLDSLREDHGQEDLEELFFELIREQEATVVV